A single genomic interval of Osmerus eperlanus chromosome 14, fOsmEpe2.1, whole genome shotgun sequence harbors:
- the pkd2 gene encoding polycystin-2 isoform X1: MSSPRVKSQQPLSQPGRVPASATGASLPHRMDTSEGIEMENIQHQDLGLGGVIGTPSPPSRQAWSRDNPGFEPEDEMMEADWPPASPGRRSVSATSSPSCSSGLGSYGGTGSSSRMHRGLYPTPTVDALQQDRPERLTCMKQIIKKIRILWGTQLMEASDSTRERYLRNVLREMITYVMFLITLCILSYGAVSSNMYHYTRVMSQLILDSPLSPGEHTTFRTLVTTQDFWKFTEGPFLDGMYWESWNPNSSLLENHSLIFQENLLLGVPRLRQVRVHNRSCSVHPDLQGELQDAQLDCYDAYTPGNEDSTPFGPKNGTAWRYTEEGRLNGSSSGGQVSTYAGGGFYQDLGRSRERTAELLRSLRENLWLDRGTRAVFLDFSVYNGNINLFCIARLLAEFPATGGVLTSWQFQTVRLIRYTSGWDYFVGMCELAFCLFTLYYVVEEVLEIHIHRLHYFKSLCNCLDVLIVVLSIAAIIMNITRTSMVSSRLKHLLENQAGHPCFGPLASLQVHFNNMAAVLVFLCWVKLFKFITLNRTLSQLSSTMSRCARDLLGFSIMFFIIFVAYAQLAYLLFGTQVDDFSTFQGCIFTQFRIILGDLEFSEIEAASPVLGPVYFTTFVFFIFFILMNMFLAIINDSYSEVKTDMAQQRPEMQMTDLIRKGCDRALMKLRLKKTTVDDISASLRQHGAKLHLDQLRQDLRGKGHTDAEIEAVFSKYEQGGDQELTEQERQQMKDDLEKEREDLDLERSSLPRATSGRSFPRCQDDSEEDDDEDSGHSSRRRGSSSGGVSYDEFQVLVRRVERMEHSIGSIVSKMDAVMVKLEAMERAKLRRRDVLGRLLDGVMEDERIGRDTEAHREQMERLVREELERWESDDTVSQVSHHQPPTPIGPGAQARPRSARPSSSLSNDGPESGGNGSGHV, encoded by the exons ATGAGCTCACCCCGCGTCAAATCACAGCAACCGCTGAGCCAACCGGGCAGGGTCCCTGCGAGCGCCACGGGTGCGTCTCTGCCTCACCGAATGGACACGAGCGAAGGGATAGAGATGGAAAATATCCAGCACCAAGACTTGGGTCTTGGGGGAGTCATTGGCAcgccatcccctccctccagacaaGCTTGGAGCCGGGATAACCCGGGGTTCGAGCCCGAGGATGAGATGATGGAGGCGGACTGGCCCCCGGCTAGCCCAGGGCGGAGATCGGTATCCGCAACTTCTAGTCCTAGCTGCAGCAGCGGACTGGGAAGCTACGGTGGTACCGGTAGCAGTTCCAGAATGCACCGAGGGCTGTACCCCACCCCGACTGTGGATGCTCTGCAGCAAGACAGACCGGAGCGTCTCACCTGTATGAAACAGATCATCAAGAAGATAAGAA TTCTCTGGGGCACGCAGTTGATGGAGGCTAGCGACAGCACCCGCGAGCGCTACCTGAGGAATGTCCTGAGGGAGATGATCACCTACGTCATGTTCCTCATCACCCTGTGCATCC TGAGCTACGGGGCGGTGAGCTCCAACATGTACCACTACACCAGGGTGATGAGTCAGCTGATCCTggacagccctctctctcctggggaacacaccaccttcagaacCCTGGTCACCACGCAGGACTTCTGGAAG TTCACCGAGGGACCCTTCCTGGATGGGATGTACTGGGAGTCGTGGAACCCCAACAGCTCCCTGCTGGAGAACCACAGCCTGATCTTCCAGGAGAACCTTCTCCTGGGGGTTCCTCGGCTGCGGCAAGTCAGAGTTCACAATCGCTCCTGCTCTGTGCACCCcgacctgcagggggagctgcaGGACGCGCAGCTGGACTGCTACGACGCCTACACCCCTGGGAACGAGGACAGCACCCCCTTCGGACCCAAGAACGGAACTGC GTGGCGCTACACAGAAGAGGGCCGTCTGAATGGGAGCAGCTCCGGGGGGCAGGTGTCCACCTACGCCGGGGGCGGGTTCTACCAGGACCTGGGGCGGAGCCGGGAGCGAACCGCAGAGCTGCTGCGTTCCCTCAGGGAGAACCTGTGGCTGGACAGAGGAACCCGGGCCGTGTTCCTTGACTTCTCTGTCTACAACGGGAACATCAACCTCTTCTGCATCGCCAG GCTGCTGGCGGAGTTTCCCGCCACGGGCGGTGTGTTGACTTCCTGGCAGTTCCAGACAGTGCGTCTGATTCGCTACACGTCGGGCTGGGACTACTTTGTGGGCATGTGTGAGCTGGCCTTCTGCCTGTTTACCCTGTACTACGTGGTGGAGGAGGTCCTGGAGATACACATCCACCGCCTGCACTACTTCAAGAGCCTGTGCAACTGCCTGGACGTGCTCATCGTAGTG cttaGCATAGCTgccatcatcatgaacatcacCAGGACGTCCATGGTCAGCAGCCGCCTCAAACACCTGCTGGAGAACCAGGCTGGCCACCCCTGCTTTGGCCCACTGGCCAGCCTGCAGGTCCACTTCAACAACATGGCCGCGGTCCTCGTCTTCCTCTGCTGGGTCAAG ctgTTCAAGTTTATCACCTTGAACAGGACGCTGAGTCAGCTGTCCAGCACCATGTCTCGCTGTGCCCGAGACCTTCTGGGCTTCTCCATCATGTTCTTCATTATCTTCGTGGCCTACGCCCAGCTGGCCTACCTGCTGTTCGGCACACAGGTGGACGACTTCAGCACCTTCCAGGGTTGCAT CTTCACCCAGTTCAGGATCATCCTGGGAGATCTGGAGTTCTCAGAGATAGAGGCAGCCAGCCCAGTTCTGGGGCCTGTGTACTTCACCACCTTTGTGTTCTTCATCTTCTTCATCCTCATG AACATGTTCCTGGCCATCATTAACGACAGCTACTCGGAGGTGAAGACAGACATGGCCCAGCAGAGGCCAGAGATGCAGATGACAGACCTCATCAGAAAG ggctgCGACAGGGCCCTGATGAAGCTGCGACTGAAGAAGACCACGGTGGATGACATCTCCGCCAGCCTCCGTCAGCACGGCGCCAAGCTGCACCTGGACCAGCTCAGACAGGACCTCCGAGG GAAGGGACACACGGACGCAGAGATTGAGGCCGTGTTCTCCAAGTACGAGcagggaggagaccaggagctcaCTGAGCAGGAACGCCAGCAGATGAAGGACgacctggagaaggagagg gAGGACTTGGATCTGGAACGCAGCTCGTTGCCCCGGGCAACAAGTGGGCGGAGCTTCCCCCGTTGCCAGGACGACTCTGAGGAGGATGACGACGAGGACAGCGGCCATAGCTCCCGTCGCCGTGGCAGCAGCTCAGGGGGCGTGTCCTATGACGAGTTCCAAGT GCTGGTGAGGAGGGTGGAGCGCATGGAGCACTCCATCGGCAGCATTGTGTCCAAGATGGATGCTGTGATGGTGAAGCTGGAGGCCATGGAGAGAGCCaagctgaggaggagagacgtgCTTGGGAGACTGCTGGACGGGGTTATGGAG gatGAGAGGATTGGCAGGGACACGGAGGCTCACAGGGAGCAGATGGAGAggctggtgagggaggagttagAACGCTGGGAGTCTGACGACACCGTCTCACAGGTCAGCCACCACCAGCCGCCCACTCCCATTGGCCCCGGGGCCCAGGCCCGCCCACGTAGcgcccgcccctcctcctccctgtccaatGACGGGCCGGAGTCTGGAGGAAATGGGAGTGGCCATGTGTGA
- the pkd2 gene encoding polycystin-2 isoform X2 encodes MSSPRVKSQQPLSQPGRVPASATGASLPHRMDTSEGIEMENIQHQDLGLGGVIGTPSPPSRQAWSRDNPGFEPEDEMMEADWPPASPGRRSVSATSSPSCSSGLGSYGGTGSSSRMHRGLYPTPTVDALQQDRPERLTCMKQIIKKIRILWGTQLMEASDSTRERYLRNVLREMITYVMFLITLCILSYGAVSSNMYHYTRVMSQLILDSPLSPGEHTTFRTLVTTQDFWKFTEGPFLDGMYWESWNPNSSLLENHSLIFQENLLLGVPRLRQVRVHNRSCSVHPDLQGELQDAQLDCYDAYTPGNEDSTPFGPKNGTAWRYTEEGRLNGSSSGGQVSTYAGGGFYQDLGRSRERTAELLRSLRENLWLDRGTRAVFLDFSVYNGNINLFCIARLLAEFPATGGVLTSWQFQTVRLIRYTSGWDYFVGMCELAFCLFTLYYVVEEVLEIHIHRLHYFKSLCNCLDVLIVVLSIAAIIMNITRTSMVSSRLKHLLENQAGHPCFGPLASLQVHFNNMAAVLVFLCWVKLFKFITLNRTLSQLSSTMSRCARDLLGFSIMFFIIFVAYAQLAYLLFGTQVDDFSTFQGCIFTQFRIILGDLEFSEIEAASPVLGPVYFTTFVFFIFFILMNMFLAIINDSYSEVKTDMAQQRPEMQMTDLIRKGCDRALMKLRLKKTTVDDISASLRQHGAKLHLDQLRQDLRGKGHTDAEIEAVFSKYEQGGDQELTEQERQQMKDDLEKERDLDLERSSLPRATSGRSFPRCQDDSEEDDDEDSGHSSRRRGSSSGGVSYDEFQVLVRRVERMEHSIGSIVSKMDAVMVKLEAMERAKLRRRDVLGRLLDGVMEDERIGRDTEAHREQMERLVREELERWESDDTVSQVSHHQPPTPIGPGAQARPRSARPSSSLSNDGPESGGNGSGHV; translated from the exons ATGAGCTCACCCCGCGTCAAATCACAGCAACCGCTGAGCCAACCGGGCAGGGTCCCTGCGAGCGCCACGGGTGCGTCTCTGCCTCACCGAATGGACACGAGCGAAGGGATAGAGATGGAAAATATCCAGCACCAAGACTTGGGTCTTGGGGGAGTCATTGGCAcgccatcccctccctccagacaaGCTTGGAGCCGGGATAACCCGGGGTTCGAGCCCGAGGATGAGATGATGGAGGCGGACTGGCCCCCGGCTAGCCCAGGGCGGAGATCGGTATCCGCAACTTCTAGTCCTAGCTGCAGCAGCGGACTGGGAAGCTACGGTGGTACCGGTAGCAGTTCCAGAATGCACCGAGGGCTGTACCCCACCCCGACTGTGGATGCTCTGCAGCAAGACAGACCGGAGCGTCTCACCTGTATGAAACAGATCATCAAGAAGATAAGAA TTCTCTGGGGCACGCAGTTGATGGAGGCTAGCGACAGCACCCGCGAGCGCTACCTGAGGAATGTCCTGAGGGAGATGATCACCTACGTCATGTTCCTCATCACCCTGTGCATCC TGAGCTACGGGGCGGTGAGCTCCAACATGTACCACTACACCAGGGTGATGAGTCAGCTGATCCTggacagccctctctctcctggggaacacaccaccttcagaacCCTGGTCACCACGCAGGACTTCTGGAAG TTCACCGAGGGACCCTTCCTGGATGGGATGTACTGGGAGTCGTGGAACCCCAACAGCTCCCTGCTGGAGAACCACAGCCTGATCTTCCAGGAGAACCTTCTCCTGGGGGTTCCTCGGCTGCGGCAAGTCAGAGTTCACAATCGCTCCTGCTCTGTGCACCCcgacctgcagggggagctgcaGGACGCGCAGCTGGACTGCTACGACGCCTACACCCCTGGGAACGAGGACAGCACCCCCTTCGGACCCAAGAACGGAACTGC GTGGCGCTACACAGAAGAGGGCCGTCTGAATGGGAGCAGCTCCGGGGGGCAGGTGTCCACCTACGCCGGGGGCGGGTTCTACCAGGACCTGGGGCGGAGCCGGGAGCGAACCGCAGAGCTGCTGCGTTCCCTCAGGGAGAACCTGTGGCTGGACAGAGGAACCCGGGCCGTGTTCCTTGACTTCTCTGTCTACAACGGGAACATCAACCTCTTCTGCATCGCCAG GCTGCTGGCGGAGTTTCCCGCCACGGGCGGTGTGTTGACTTCCTGGCAGTTCCAGACAGTGCGTCTGATTCGCTACACGTCGGGCTGGGACTACTTTGTGGGCATGTGTGAGCTGGCCTTCTGCCTGTTTACCCTGTACTACGTGGTGGAGGAGGTCCTGGAGATACACATCCACCGCCTGCACTACTTCAAGAGCCTGTGCAACTGCCTGGACGTGCTCATCGTAGTG cttaGCATAGCTgccatcatcatgaacatcacCAGGACGTCCATGGTCAGCAGCCGCCTCAAACACCTGCTGGAGAACCAGGCTGGCCACCCCTGCTTTGGCCCACTGGCCAGCCTGCAGGTCCACTTCAACAACATGGCCGCGGTCCTCGTCTTCCTCTGCTGGGTCAAG ctgTTCAAGTTTATCACCTTGAACAGGACGCTGAGTCAGCTGTCCAGCACCATGTCTCGCTGTGCCCGAGACCTTCTGGGCTTCTCCATCATGTTCTTCATTATCTTCGTGGCCTACGCCCAGCTGGCCTACCTGCTGTTCGGCACACAGGTGGACGACTTCAGCACCTTCCAGGGTTGCAT CTTCACCCAGTTCAGGATCATCCTGGGAGATCTGGAGTTCTCAGAGATAGAGGCAGCCAGCCCAGTTCTGGGGCCTGTGTACTTCACCACCTTTGTGTTCTTCATCTTCTTCATCCTCATG AACATGTTCCTGGCCATCATTAACGACAGCTACTCGGAGGTGAAGACAGACATGGCCCAGCAGAGGCCAGAGATGCAGATGACAGACCTCATCAGAAAG ggctgCGACAGGGCCCTGATGAAGCTGCGACTGAAGAAGACCACGGTGGATGACATCTCCGCCAGCCTCCGTCAGCACGGCGCCAAGCTGCACCTGGACCAGCTCAGACAGGACCTCCGAGG GAAGGGACACACGGACGCAGAGATTGAGGCCGTGTTCTCCAAGTACGAGcagggaggagaccaggagctcaCTGAGCAGGAACGCCAGCAGATGAAGGACgacctggagaaggagagg GACTTGGATCTGGAACGCAGCTCGTTGCCCCGGGCAACAAGTGGGCGGAGCTTCCCCCGTTGCCAGGACGACTCTGAGGAGGATGACGACGAGGACAGCGGCCATAGCTCCCGTCGCCGTGGCAGCAGCTCAGGGGGCGTGTCCTATGACGAGTTCCAAGT GCTGGTGAGGAGGGTGGAGCGCATGGAGCACTCCATCGGCAGCATTGTGTCCAAGATGGATGCTGTGATGGTGAAGCTGGAGGCCATGGAGAGAGCCaagctgaggaggagagacgtgCTTGGGAGACTGCTGGACGGGGTTATGGAG gatGAGAGGATTGGCAGGGACACGGAGGCTCACAGGGAGCAGATGGAGAggctggtgagggaggagttagAACGCTGGGAGTCTGACGACACCGTCTCACAGGTCAGCCACCACCAGCCGCCCACTCCCATTGGCCCCGGGGCCCAGGCCCGCCCACGTAGcgcccgcccctcctcctccctgtccaatGACGGGCCGGAGTCTGGAGGAAATGGGAGTGGCCATGTGTGA
- the abcg2d gene encoding broad substrate specificity ATP-binding cassette transporter ABCG2d, with amino-acid sequence MERANHINIAMTDDLTTNGIPQPNVIFTVDQSRQPKGAVVSFHDIQYKVVVKTGPLCKRKMIPRNILVDLNGMMRPGLNAIMGPTGCGKSSFLDVLAARKDPSGLSGEVLIDGAPQPSNYKCLSGYVVQDDVVMGTLTVRENLRFSAELRLPISVRREEKEAKVNHLVKELGLAKVANAKVGTQLIRGISGGERKRTSIGMELIMEPSVLFLDEPTTGLDASTANSVLLLLKRMANQGRTIILSIHQPRYSIYRLFDTLTLLVSGKMVYHGPGKNALDYFADIGYTCELHNNPADFFLDVINGDSTGNAMNKMQSSDEIDLEELMRSRQRIEEQLVERYRSSPSCRETLAQLGLLVQGREYSVQPKARTITYNCSFFHQLHWVLKRTFKNLLLNPQTSVAQVGWRWCTGEEHLQYMGVGYTNWDLWQNHVALAIMTILFLLIAYLKLRFIKKFT; translated from the exons ATGGAACGAGCCAATCACATCAACATTGCGATGACTGACGACCTGACTACCAATGGGATTCCACAGCCAAATGTCATCTTCACCGTGGACCAATCGCGGCAGCCCAAGGGTGCGGTGGTCAGTTTCCATGACATCCAGTACAAGGTGGTGGTGAAGACCGGACCCCTCTGTAAGAGGAAGATGATCCCACGGAACATACTGGTGGACCTgaa TGGAATGATGAGACCTGGTCTGAACGCTATTATGGGACCGACTGGCTGTGGGAAGTCATC GTTCCTGGATGTTCTGGCGGCGCGTAAGGACCCGTCTGGTCTGTCAGGAGAAGTGCTGATTGACGGGGCACCCCAGCCCTCCAACTACAAGTGTCTCTCCGGCTACGTGGTCCAG GATGACGTGGTGATGGGGACGCTGACAGTGAGGGAGAACCTGCGCTTCTCTGCAGAGCTGCGTCTCCCCATCAGcgtgagaagggaggagaaggaggccaaGGTCAACCACCTGGTGAAGGAGCTGGGGCTGGCCAAGGTGGCCAACGCTAAG gtgggGACCCAGCTGATCAGGGGGATctcagggggggagaggaagaggaccaGCATCGGTATGGAGCTGATCATGGAACCGTCCGTGCTgttcctggacgagcccaccaCCGGTCTGGACGCCAGCACCGCCaactctgtcctgctgctgcTTAAGAG AATGGCCAATCAGGGGCGCACCATCATCCTGTCCATCCACCAACCACGTTACTCCATCTACCGGCTGTTTGACACCCTCACCCTATTGGTCAGCGGGAAGATGGTGTACCATGGACCGGGGAAGAACGCTCTCGACTACTTTGCTGACATAG GTTACACTTGCGAGCTCCACAACAACCCAGCAGACTTCTTTCTGGATGTGATCAACGGAGACTCTACCGGCAACGCCATGAACAAGATGCAGAGCTCAGAcg AAATCGACCTGGAAGAGCTGATGAGGTCTCGCCAGCGCATCGAGGAGCAGCTGGTGGAGCGGTACCGCAGCAGCCCATCCTGCCGGGAGACCCTGGCCCAGCTGGGGCTTCTGGTCCAGGGAAGGGAGTACAGCGTGCAGCCCAAGGCCAGGACCATCACCTACAACTGCTCCTTCTTCCACCAGCTGCACTGGGTCCTGAAGAGAACCTTCAAGAACCTGCTGCTGAACCCACAGACCTCCGTGGCacaggtggggtggaggtg GTGCACAGGTGAGGAGCACCTGCAGTACATGGGAGTCGGCTACACCAACTGGGATCTCTGGCAGAACCACGTTGCCTTGGCAATCAtgaccatcctcttcctcctcatcgccTATCTCAAACTGCGCTTCATCAAGAAGTTCACCTGA
- the ppm1kb gene encoding protein phosphatase 1K, mitochondrial: protein MSAAGLAHLARRGPQGPLRGLLQLALPLHTQDPPLLRPLHAPSSPRPSNTRFDPDSSGRPTTWDSFGIWDNRIDEPILLPPSIRYGKPIPKVSLSKVGCCSLIGQRRENEDRFQVSQVTNNILYFAVFDGHGGPQAADFCDKYMEKYIKDLVAEEADLEVVLTTAFLELDKALARHLHFSPDASTLSAGSTATVALLRDGIELVVGSVGDSRAMLCRKGKALKLTLDHTPERKEEKDRIRQSGGFVTWNSLGQPHVNGRLAMTRSIGDFDLKTTGVIAEPDTRRTTLNHVHDSFLALTTDGINFIMNSQEICDVINQCHDPKEAAQRISDQALQYGSEDNSTIIVVPFGAWGKQKSSDASFSFSRNFVSSGRWA from the exons ATGTCTGCGGCCGGCCTGGCCCACCTGGCTAGGCGCGGCCCCCAGGGTCCGCTCCGAGGCCTGCTCCAGCTGGCCctgcccctccacacccaggacCCCCCTCTCCTACGCCCCCTccacgccccctcctccccgcggCCCAGCAACACGCGCTTCGACCCCGACAGCAGCGGCCGGCCCACCACCTGGGATTCCTTCGGGATCTGGGACAACCGCATCGACGAGCCCATCCTGCTCCCTCCCAGCATCCGCTACGGGAAGCCCATCCCCAAGGTCAGCCTGTCCAAGGTGGGCTGCTGCTCGCTGATTGGCCAGCGCCGGGAGAACGAGGATCGCTTCCAGGTGTCGCAGGTGACCAACAACATCCTGTACTTCGCTGTGTTCGACGGCCACGGAGGGCCTCAGGCGGCCGACTTCTGCGACAAGTACATGGAGAAGTACATCAA AGATCTTGTGGCTGAGGAGGCAGACCTGGAGGTGGTTTTAACCACGGCCTTCCTGGAGCTGGACAAAGCCCTGGCTAGACACCTCCACTTCTCCCCTGACG CGTCAACGCTGTCGGCGGGCTCCACGGCGACGGTGGCGTTGCTACGGGATGGCATTGAGCTGGTGGTGGGCAGCGtgggagacagcagggccatgcTCTGCCGCAAGGGCAAGGCCCTGAAGCTGACCCTAGACCACACCcccgagaggaaggaggagaaggacag GATCAGGCAGAGTGGAGGCTTCGTCACCTGGAACAGCCTGGGCCAGCCCCACGTAAACGGCCGGCTAGCCATGACACGCAGCATTGGAGACTTCGACCTAAAGACCACCGGAGTGATCGCTGAGCCTGACACCAGGAGGACCACG CTGAACCATGTTCACGACTCGTTCCTGGCGCTGACCACCGACGGCATTAACTTCATCATGAACAGCCAGGAgatctgtgatgtcatcaaccAGTGCCACGACCCCAAGGAGGCTGCCCAGAGGATATCAGACCAG GCACTGCAGTATGGCTCGGAGGACAACAGCACCATCATCGTGGTCCCGTTTGGGGCCTGGGGCAAACAGAAGAGCTCCGACGCCAGCTTCTCTTTCAGCCGAAACTTTGTCTCCAGCGGCCGCTGGGCCTAG